The Apium graveolens cultivar Ventura unplaced genomic scaffold, ASM990537v1 ctg2287, whole genome shotgun sequence sequence GGAGCTGAAAATTTATTCAGGCAAATGCAGACACATGGATTGATGCCTAATGTTATTACTTACAGTATACTAATCGGAAGCTTCTGCAAGGAGGGGAGCCTTTCCAAAGCGGCATCCCTTTTTGAACAAATGTTGGTTAAGAAATGCATTCCCAATGATGTTACCTTCCACTATTTAGTAAATGGATTCTTAAATAATGCACTCCCTGAAGTACGAAATGGTACTCAGGAGGAGAAGAAGTCTATGCTTCTGGATTTCTTTGAAAGGAGTATATCAGATGGTTGGAGTCCACAAACTGCTGCCTACAATTCTATTCTTGCATGCCTTTGTCTATATGGAATGCTGAACACTGCTCTGCAGATGCATAATAAGATGGCCAGGAAGGGCTGTCTTTCGGATTCTGTTACGTTTGCAGCATTGCTACATTGTATCTGCTTGGAAGGAAAATCTAGCGAGTGGGAGAGCATCATGTCCTGCAGCTTAAATGGCTCAGAGCTCAATGTTGCTCTTAAATACTCGTTAATATTAGACCAGTATCTGCCTCATGGAGCGAGTTCTAAGGCTTCACTTATTTTGCATTCCTTGGTTGAAGACTACAGGTCTCATGATCAAGAAGTCACTGATCTTAAGGCTTCAGGGACTTAGCAGAACTGGAATTTGCTTTTTGGCATAGAAGACAAACATCGTTCTAGTTCAAAGATTGACAGCAGCTTTGAAAGGAAAGGTAGGAACGAAACTTAAGAAGTAAAACTTTGTATTGCTCCAAGATTCTGGTACAATTGATAAAGGGACACAAGACATTGTGGTTTGTGCTGGCCATCTCGTGCAAGTTATAATATGCGAGCTCCTTCATGTTCTTATTTCATGGCTCACGTTGTGCAAATTACGTGCTGTTCCCATAGATGGATCGCTATCAAGTTGGGAAGTACTCAGGTATAGCCGTATAGGCACTCTTTCTCTCACTTTTATACAAAGCAATTCTGCCATACTGCTCTATTGTATTGATTTTTCGAGTTCTACACAGTAACCAAGTGTTTTATGTTGCAAGGTATGCAGAGTGCAGTTTCTGGTCTTAATTGTCTCTTCACCTTGAAGTTTGGAACTTAGCAAGAGGATGTGTTACTATTGTAATCTACTCCATATTGTCCAAAATATGGAGGGACAAACCCTAAAGATTTGAACCCATCCTCCAATGTAGATATTGGACCAGCTGACCAATCACTTATTCCTGAAATATGCAATACTGGAAATGCGCTTGACAAGTCTACGGAGGCAGATGGGCCTCGTAGTAACTCCGGGAAGAATATAACCCTTGAAGCACTTTCTGGTACTGCCTTTGCAGTCAGTTGAAGCCCCTGTTTCCGTGCACAGAACTGTAGCCGGGTCTGCGAGAGCTGATTACATTGAGCCTCATGGATTATCAACTTACCGTGGCAGACATGATGGATCACATCCTGCTACGGGCGATGAAAACAAGTTCTGCCAGTTAAGTTTCGGAAATGGATTGTCTGCATCAAATTCAGAGCAGCAAACCAATAGATGTAAAGAGCAACGAGAAGCTCGTGAAGCCTGGTTCGAATCATGTACCATATAGATGTAAAGACTTTGACTGAATGAGATTGAATTATTAATGTAGTTATCATGTCAATGGCTTGTCGAAGTCTTGATTTTCCTGCAGGTGGTGATGATAATTCCGGAGAATTTTGATCACTCATTGTAGTGTTTAGTATGTAAATCTTCGAAATAAGTGAATTTATAAATACGTTACAAGTTATAAGCAAAAATTTGCAAGTTATGTCCGACATGTACTTTATTTTTTTTTGACTAATATGGCTTATAGTCTTACCAATGTTATTGAATAAAATTATGTCAAGATGTTGACATCTCTTTAGAACTGCTGCTAAATGCCTTAAATGATCCTGTTCATTATCACTAAAGATTaggatatcatcaacataaacgcAACAAAATGATTCAAATGACCTGAATGCATCCTGCATGTGTCTTTGAAAAATGAAAGGAGCCTGCTTAAGACCGAATGGCACCACGATCCATTGATAATGTCCTTGGGGACATGTAAAAGCTGTCAAGAACTGTGATTCTTCGTCTAGCAATACCTGCCAAAAACCAGATTTACAGTCTAATGAACTGAACATTTTCTTACCTCGGATAAGGGTGAGAAGTTCATCCTTATTTGGTAGGTTATGGTTGTCTCCTAGTGTAGCCTCATTGATTACTTTATAGTTGACTACCATTCTTTTCTTCCCTCTTCtcttctcagcttcattttctACAAGAAATGCTGGAGACATATGAGGTGATTTACTGGGTATGATGATCTTCATATCCAGAAGCTCTTGAAtttgtatgccaaattctttaCGATCTTGTGGGCTGTACTTCATAGGTCGAACCTTGATTACAGGTTTAGGATCTCTGAGCTTGATTGCTGCTTTCATCCATTTCTTGGTCTTTGTAGGATCCAGTGGATTTTCTGAGCAGACAGAGTCTAATAATCCTTCGATTATAGTCTTCTTTTCTATATCAAGAATTAAATTTTTACAAtcatttaattctttgaatcttCTAATAACATCCTTCCCCCTCTGTAAAAGAAATTTTTTATTAGTGCTGATATTAATAGCATCAGGTTTTTTggttttagaattctttttcattGATTCTAGGAAACCTGGAACTCCAACTTTACGAGCTGTTATTATTTTTCTGATATATACTTCTTGACCTGAAAGGGTTAGTATAATCATTTTTGTATACTGAGTGAATGGTTCATATAATTGGCAAAAATTATTACCAATTAAAAAATCTATTCCAACTTCCTGTTGGTAAACAGTAGGAATATGAAATATTTCACCTGCTATCAGTATATTAAGGTCTTTACATACCTTGCTGATTGTAATGGTGCTCCCATTAGCAATTTTTGCTTGTATAGGTCTTTCTGCGTTAATCCAATGTTCtggtggaataacatgtttacttgGTACGCAAAGGCTGGAGCCTGTATCAACATAACAATGTAATTCAATCTGTTTATATCCTGTAAATTTTAACTTACCTGAGATATAAATAGAGTTTTGATTAGTGATGTTGGTCatcacttcttcttcttcagtcgGATTCTGAGGAAGTTGATTCATTAGAATCTGATTCTATTAGTCCAGGGTCCAATTCTTCAATTGAATATACTTCTTGAGTATCTTCATAAGGGTCTTCAATAGGAATATATCCTAAAGAATAAACTTGTTCTAGCATTTGGACCTTGTCGTCATTCTTCTTTCTATTAGGGCATTCATTTGCATAATGTCCTTCTTCGTTACAGATCCAACACCTgcaatttttcttgccttttgggCAAAACTTTTTCTTGTCATTAGAAAATTTCTTGGACGATTTTTTCTTGAAATACTTACCTGATTTATAAGGCTTTTTCTTCTTGATAAACTTGTAAGTAGTCTTATGTTTATAAGACTTCTTCCTGTAGTGCTTCTTGTACGAAGATTTCCTACATCCATACTCAAATGGTTTTTcaacaatcttttcacaacactGTTTGCTAAAAGATTTCAGCTGCTTTTGTTTCTTTGTTAAATCGCAAATTTTTGAGATTTCCTCTTTAACAATTCTTTGAGCATAGGCTAAACTATACTCTGCTGGACCAGTAGCTTCTAGATTAAATCTTTCTAAAGCTTTTAATCCTACCAGTGGAATTTTGAGGAGATAGTATTTTACATACTTCACATATTCCGCTTGGTCATCTAATTGGTATAGATATTTTTCATAATCACAGAAAAATTGATTTAGGAAACATATATTGCAAAGCTGCATATTAGTGATCCTAGTTCTTgccttttcttttattcttaaTAACTCCTGCAGTTTATCAGAAGCTTGATTAATTTCTAAGAACATTGTATAGATGTCATCTAATATATTTTCAAAGGCTGTAACGGGACTCATGACTGGTTCCCAAGTggtgtttttaataaaattattaatgaCACCTAGAGTCTTATGTTCGATCAATAATAAAACTGTGTTTTGATCATCATAAGCGTCTTTGTTAGTCTGAATAATAAG is a genomic window containing:
- the LOC141700375 gene encoding uncharacterized protein LOC141700375 — protein: MNTHQTSAPPSTSSSPKRESGETSGTKKPEGSRKRKGNFYPFNNSEAKGNSNIFGNNILNIVGKPNRKELIDTWEKEISLIIQTNKDAYDDQNTVLLLIEHKTLGVINNFIKNTTWEPVMSPVTAFENILDDIYTMFLEINQASDKLQELLRIKEKARTRITNMQLCNICFLNQFFCDYEKYLYQLDDQAEYVKYVKYYLLKIPLVGLKALERFNLEATGPAEYSLAYAQRIVKEEISKICDLTKKQKQLKSFSKQCCEKIVEKPFEYGCRKSSYKKHYRKKSYKHKTTYKFIKKKKPYKSGKYFKKKSSKKFSNDKKKFCPKGKKNCRCWICNEEGHYANECPNRKKNDDKVQMLEQVYSLGYIPIEDPYEDTQEVYSIEELDPGLIESDSNESTSSESD